One genomic region from Vanacampus margaritifer isolate UIUO_Vmar chromosome 2, RoL_Vmar_1.0, whole genome shotgun sequence encodes:
- the ube2m gene encoding NEDD8-conjugating enzyme Ubc12 yields the protein MIKLFSLKQQKKDEESAGGNRTGAGGKKASAAQLRIQKDINELNLPKTCEINFPDDDDLLNFRLIISPDEGFYKGGKFVFSFKVGQGYPHDPPKVKCETMVYHPNIDLEGNVCLNILREDWKPVLTINSIIYGLQYLFLEPNPEDPLNKEAAEVLQTNRRLFEQNVHRTLRGGYIGSTYFERCLK from the exons ATGATTAAGCTCTTTTCCCTGAAGCAGCAGAAGAAAGACGAGGAATCTGCTGGAGGAAACCGAACTGGAGCCGGCGGTAAAAAAGCCAGCGCGGCCCAGCTGCGAATACAGAAAG ACATCAATGAGTTGAACCTGCCAAAGACATGTGAGATCAACTTCCCTGACGACGACGACCTCCTCAACTTCAGACTCATTATCTCGCCTGACGAG GGTTTTTACAAAGGAGGAAAGTTTGTCTTCAGCTTTAAG GTAGGCCAGGGTTACCCTCATGACCCCCCTAAGGTGAAGTGTGAGACGATGGTGTACCACCCCAACATCGACCTGGAAGGAAATGTCTGCCTCAACATTTTACG gGAGGACTGGAAGCCCGTGCTGACAATAAACTCCATCATCTACGGCCTACAGTATCTTTTTCTA GAGCCCAACCCCGAGGACCCCCTTAATAAGGAGGCAGCCGAAGTCCTGCAGACAAACCGCCGCCTGTTCGAACAGAACGTCCATCGCACGCTGCGCGGTGGCTACATAGGCTCCACCTACTTTGAGAGGTGTCTGAAATAG
- the fbxl19 gene encoding F-box/LRR-repeat protein 19, translating to MSGSKALGGGARRRRTRCRRCQACTRTECGECHFCKDMKKFGGPGRMKQSCLLRQCTAPVLPHTAVCLACGEAGKEDTVEGDEDKFSLSLMECTICNEIIHPRCLKMGKAEGIINDEIPNCWECPKCHKEGKTSKEQADILAKRRLDNGELGRWKLTDEPPPKKEAPRPDGGHKRRKETLPSDGGPKKKMKGAHEKRLKKKPKQEGVESNGPTSSAGGPPLGYASSSSAMGDGGGGGASSADQRSHHREKLERFKRMCLLERRPDSSSSSSSSSESDSESDSDDSLRGGGASSPSSPAPLASSVTHGNSGPGRPERNRSERDRRLAELGFSASEESEDEDEELEEERVGDKVRRRGDGGEGGALAPRGRKAAMMDEDEAEPPLSDRVAKNSFLPPPSPLSSNQMAPSSQRSNAQEARNGRARVEKENASSLLTIHRHGGVGGGTTKGNKTRQRNSTPTSNGGRGGGCGPLVSTTAASPCSGSAGRSHVMKRSPPAVPSPPRPVQMERHLVKPPPACPEPSCLPLDSGRAHVMTRDAWLRVFTFLTQRELCLCMRVCRTWSRWCCDKRLWSRIDLSRQRSITPPMLSGIIRRQPVSLNLGHTNISKKQLLWLISRLPGLAELTVAGVAWPAVSALCQGVRSCLRMLDLSGVDDLKDTHLRELLALPPDSRTARGCGSGTEPRVGRFHNVTELRLSGLDLTDAASRLLVRFVPRLAKLDLSHCTNVSDHSVATLAAPASPLRHTLTHLNLAGCVKVTEQSVPLLRRCPSLQTVDLRSCSLLPTEAGQLLCFPAQPSSSSSSSSSGSSSSSANATLAASTSCPTEDRTLLKNS from the exons ATGTCGGGCAGTAAGGCACTGGGCGGTGGGGCGAGGCGCAGGAGGACGCGGTGCCGCCGCTGCCAGGCGTGCACCCGCACCGAGTGCGGCGAGTGTCACTTCTGCAAGGACATGAAGAAGTTTGGCGGGCCCGGACGCATGAAGCAGTCCTGCCTGCTCAGGCAGTGCACAGCG CCCGTGCTACCACACACGGCGGTGTGCCTGGCGTGCGGCGAGGCAGGGAAGGAGGACACGGTGGAGGGCGACGAGGACAAGTTCAGCCTGAGCCTGATGGAATGTACCATCTGCAACGAAATCATACACCCGCGTTGTCTCAAG ATGGGCAAAGCGGAGGGTATCATCAATGACGAGATTCCCAACTGCTGGGAGTGTCCCAAGTGCCACAAGGAGGGAAAAACCAGCAAG GAGCAGGCGGACATTTTGGCCAAGCGGCGTCTGGACAACGGCGAGCTGGGCCGCTGGAAGCTGACTGACGAGCCGCCTCCCAAGAAGGAGGCGCCCAGGCCGGACGGCGGTCACAAGAGGAGGAAGGAGACTCTGCCCTCGGACGGCGGGCCCAAGAAGAAG ATGAAGGGTGCGCACGAGAAACGTCTCAAAAAG AAGCCCAAACAGGAAGGAGTAGAGTCCAACGGCCCCACCTCCTCAGCTGGAGGGCCTCCTCTGGGCTATGCCTCCTCCTCGTCAGCGATGGGCgacggaggaggaggcggggcaTCAAGCGCAGATCAGCGCTCACACCACAGGGAAAAACTGGAACGCTTCAAGAGGATGTGCCTGCTGGAGCGCCGGCCTGactcgtcgtcatcgtcgtcctcCAGCTCCGAGTCGGACTCGGAGTCAGACTCGGACGACTCGCTGCGCGGGGGCGGAGCCTCCTCGCCCTCATCGCCTGCGCCGCTGGCTTCCTCCGTCACCCATGGCAACAGCGGCCCGGGACGGCCGGAGAGGAATCGCAGCGAGCGGGATCGGCGTCTCGCGGAGTTGGGCTTCAGCGCCAGCGAAGAGTctgaggacgaggacgaggagctGGAGGAAGAGCGGGTGGGAGACAAGGTGAGGCGGAGAGGAGATGGAGGGGAAGGAGGAGCCTTGGCACCGCGCGGGAGAAAAGCTGCCATGATGGACGAGGACGAGGCTGAGCCGCCACTTTCGGACAGAGTTGCAAAAAACTCCTTCCTCCCACCGCCCTCGCCGCTTTCGTCTAATCAGATGGCTCCGTCCTCGCAACGCAGCAACGCGCAAGAGGCGCGCAATGGACGTGCTCGTGTCGAGAAGGAGAACGCCAGCAGCCTTCTGACCATTCACAGACATGGCGGGGTGGGCGGGGGCACGACCAAAGGCAACAAGACTCGGCAGAGGAACTCCACCCCCACCTCCAATGGGGGGCGAGGCGGAGGTTGCGGCCCGCTGGTATCGACCACAGCGGCCTCACCCTGCTCGGGGTCGGCAGGGCGTTCGCATGTGATGAAGCGCAGCCCCCCCGCAGTGCCGTCGCCACCGCGTCCCGTCCAAATGGAGCGTCACCTGGTGAAGCCGCCGCCCGCCTGCCCCGAGCCCAGCTGCCTGCCGCTGGACTCAGGCCGCGCCCACGTGATGACTCGCGACGCGTGGCTGCGGGTTTTCACTTTCCTCACCCAGCGCGAGCTGTGCCTGTGCATGCGCGTGTGTCGCACGTGGAGCCGCTG GTGTTGCGACAAGCGCCTTTGGAGTCGGATAGACCTGAGCAGACAGCGCTCCATCACGCCGCCCATGCTCAGCGGAATCATTCGCAGACAGCCCGTCTCGCTCAACCTGGGACACACCAACATCTCCAAGAAACAGCTCCTCTGGCTCATCAGCCGCCTGCCAG GTCTGGCAGAGTTGACGGTGGCGGGCGTGGCGTGGCCCGCGGTGTCGGCGTTGTGTCAGGGCGTGCGGTCGTGCTTGCGCATGTTGGACTTGAGCGGCGTGGACGACTTGAAGGACACTCACCTGAGGGAGCTGCTGGCCCTGCCCCCCGACAGCAGGACAG CGCGGGGCTGCGGCAGCGGCACAGAGCCGCGAGTGGGTCGCTTCCACAACGTGACGGAGCTGCGGCTGTCCGGGCTGGACCTGACTGATGCGGCGTCCCGCCTGCTTGTGCGCTTCGTGCCACGTCTGGCCAAGCTGGACCTCAGCCACTGCACCAACGTGTCGGACCATAGCGTCGCCACGCTGGCTGCACCCGCCTCTCCGCTCAGACACACCCTCACGCACCTCAACCTGGCAG gttGCGTGAAGGTGACTGAGCAGAGCGTCCCGCTTTTGCGCCGTTGTCCGTCCCTACAGACGGTGGACCTTCGCTCGTGCTCGCTGCTTCCCACCGAAGCCGGACAACTCCTCTGCTTCCCTGCGCAGCCGTCTTCgtcctcatcatcttcctcGTCTggatcctcctcctcttcagctAACGCCACGCTCGCTGCTTCCACCTCCTGTCCGACTGAAGACAGGACGCTGCTAAAGAACAGCTAA